From a region of the Rhizophagus irregularis chromosome 3, complete sequence genome:
- a CDS encoding uncharacterized protein (SECRETED:cutsite_ASA-LQ; SECRETED:prob_0.9149); SECRETED:SignalP(1-23), translating to MMKSNKYFVFVISLSLMFNVASALQVTYDCNNDTSAKLTNAQWSFDSNNLPVITTTFQGPDPVQAIDSFKISPPNDFSLEHAYYIYVVDPIFMNGYGSDMFNGTKSTYVGSNPHTMQIPYNPRNLPPSGTMVMISSTVYHGCHRDNEDSEISCKICVWGLFRYVP from the coding sequence ATGATGAAGTCAAATAAATACTTTGTTTTCGTAATATCCTTATCTCTTATGTTTAACGTAGCTTCCGCTCTACAAGTAACCTATGATTGTAACAACGATACTTCTGCTAAGCTTACAAATGCTCAATGGAGTTTTGATTCTAACAATTTGCCAGTTATTACCACCACCTTCCAAGGACCAGATCCTGTCCAGGCCATCGATAGTTTCAAAATTTCCCCTCCGAATGATTTCAGTTTAGAACATGCCTATTATATATACGTCGTTGATCCTATCTTCATGAACGGTTATGGTAGTGATATGTTTAATGGTACAAAGAGTACGTATGTTGGAAGCAATCCACATACCATGCAAATACCTTATAATCCTCGCAACCTTCCACCATCTGGAACAATGGTCATGATCTCATCAACAGTCTATCACGGCTGTCATCGCGATAATGAAGATAGTGAAATATCGTGCAAAATATGTGTGTGGGGACTATTTCGTTATGTTCCATAA